The following are encoded together in the Salinibacterium sp. UTAS2018 genome:
- a CDS encoding metal ABC transporter ATP-binding protein, whose product MDVPAIDVRNVTVHYGDVLALDNVSLSLAPGHIYGLIGMNGSGKSTLFKTITGMLRPDRGTVALAGQQPALARKAGAVGYVPQSEDVDWAFPLSVRDVVMMGRYGHMGISRRPKAADKAAVAEALARVELTDLADRQIGQLSGGQKKRAFVARGIAQGATILLLDEPFAGVDKRSEGTITTLLRELATEGATVLVSTHDLNALPKLADEAILLMRTVLLQSTPAEVLKPENLARAFGLDVTAGDAA is encoded by the coding sequence ATCGACGTGCCCGCCATCGACGTGCGCAACGTCACCGTTCACTACGGCGACGTGCTCGCGCTCGACAACGTGAGCCTCAGTCTCGCGCCGGGCCACATCTACGGCCTCATCGGCATGAATGGCTCGGGCAAGTCCACGCTCTTCAAGACCATTACCGGGATGCTGCGCCCCGACCGCGGAACTGTCGCGCTGGCCGGTCAGCAGCCTGCACTCGCGCGCAAGGCCGGAGCAGTTGGGTACGTTCCGCAGAGCGAGGACGTCGACTGGGCGTTCCCGCTCTCCGTGCGCGACGTCGTGATGATGGGCCGCTACGGGCACATGGGCATCTCCCGCCGCCCGAAGGCCGCTGACAAGGCTGCCGTTGCTGAGGCCCTTGCCCGCGTTGAACTGACCGACCTTGCCGACCGCCAGATTGGCCAGCTCTCGGGCGGCCAAAAGAAGCGGGCATTCGTGGCGCGCGGCATTGCCCAGGGCGCGACGATCCTGTTGCTTGATGAGCCCTTCGCCGGCGTTGACAAACGTTCCGAGGGAACAATCACGACACTCCTGCGCGAGCTCGCGACCGAGGGAGCCACCGTGCTCGTCTCCACTCACGACCTCAACGCGCTGCCGAAGCTCGCCGACGAAGCGATCTTGCTGATGCGCACCGTGCTGCTGCAATCCACTCCGGCTGAAGTGCTGAAGCCCGAAAACCTTGCACGGGCCTTTGGCCTCGATGTCACGGCGGGAGACGCCGCGTGA
- a CDS encoding metal ABC transporter permease: MNPLDFLLEPLSYDFMVRALATSVTAAIVCAVLSCWLVLVGWSLMGDAVSHAVLPGVVLAYVVGAPFAVGAIIFGFLAVALIGIVRNTSRIKEDAAIGIVFTTLFALGIVLISVTPSQTDLNHIIFGNLLGVSWADLAQVLVLGAITLTILLVKRRDFTLYAFDATHAHAIGLNPKVLGAALLGLLALTAVVALQAVGVVLVVALLIIPGATAYLLTDRFSRMLVIAPATSALAAITGLYLSYYLDTASGGMIVLVEGCIFALVYLFSPTQGVIGKRLGAMKRQRMLAAQ, translated from the coding sequence GTGAACCCTCTCGATTTCCTCCTCGAACCCCTCAGCTATGACTTCATGGTGCGGGCCCTCGCCACGAGCGTGACCGCCGCCATCGTGTGCGCGGTGCTCTCGTGCTGGCTCGTGCTCGTGGGCTGGTCGCTCATGGGCGACGCCGTCTCGCACGCTGTACTGCCCGGCGTCGTGCTCGCCTATGTCGTCGGTGCCCCGTTTGCGGTGGGCGCGATCATCTTCGGCTTCCTTGCCGTCGCCCTCATCGGCATCGTGAGAAACACGAGCCGGATCAAAGAGGATGCCGCGATCGGCATCGTCTTCACCACCCTGTTCGCCCTCGGAATCGTGCTCATCTCGGTGACGCCTTCGCAGACCGACCTCAACCACATCATCTTCGGCAACCTTCTCGGAGTCTCGTGGGCCGACCTCGCCCAAGTGCTCGTCCTTGGCGCGATCACGCTCACGATCCTTCTCGTGAAGCGCCGCGATTTCACCCTCTACGCCTTCGACGCCACCCACGCCCACGCGATCGGCCTCAACCCCAAGGTGCTCGGCGCGGCCCTCCTCGGGCTTCTCGCCCTCACCGCGGTCGTCGCGCTTCAGGCCGTCGGCGTTGTTCTCGTGGTGGCACTGCTCATCATTCCCGGCGCCACCGCCTACCTGCTCACCGATCGCTTCTCGCGCATGCTCGTGATTGCCCCGGCGACGTCGGCGCTCGCGGCAATCACGGGGCTCTACCTCAGCTACTACCTCGACACGGCATCCGGCGGCATGATCGTGCTCGTCGAAGGCTGCATCTTCGCGCTCGTTTACCTGTTCAGCCCCACGCAGGGCGTGATCGGTAAGCGCCTCGGCGCAATGAAGCGGCAGCGGATGCTCGCCGCCCAGTAA
- a CDS encoding metal-dependent transcriptional regulator, with amino-acid sequence MSVTELSVSTQNYLKAVWSLSEWSDAPVTATVIAERTGFTLSSVSDAVRRLTDQGFLDHARYGSIALTDVGRAHAVAMVRRHRLIESFLVSVLGYSWDQVHDEAENLEHAVSDFMVERIDEFLEHPTRDPHGDPIPSADGVITIPDAVQLTRIAPGSTVVVERISDDDPELLKFFEERGIVFEASLSVNAGAPYSDALEVVVLGGVDGENSGASGEASNDGGRQSAVPISLGRSATDALYVSGGTLSE; translated from the coding sequence ATGTCGGTTACAGAGCTCTCGGTCAGCACCCAGAACTATTTGAAGGCCGTGTGGAGTCTTTCCGAATGGTCAGATGCCCCCGTCACAGCAACGGTGATCGCTGAACGCACCGGCTTCACTCTCTCCAGCGTTTCGGATGCCGTGCGTCGCCTCACCGATCAAGGCTTCCTTGATCATGCCCGCTACGGATCCATCGCGCTCACCGACGTTGGCCGCGCCCACGCCGTAGCGATGGTTCGCCGCCACCGCCTCATCGAATCGTTCCTCGTGAGCGTGCTCGGCTACAGCTGGGACCAGGTGCACGACGAAGCCGAGAACCTTGAGCACGCCGTCTCTGACTTCATGGTGGAACGCATCGACGAGTTTCTCGAACACCCCACCCGCGACCCGCACGGCGACCCGATCCCCAGCGCCGACGGCGTGATCACTATCCCGGATGCCGTGCAGCTCACCCGCATTGCCCCCGGCAGCACCGTCGTCGTTGAACGCATCTCCGACGACGACCCCGAGCTGCTCAAGTTCTTCGAAGAGCGCGGAATCGTGTTCGAAGCGAGCCTCAGCGTGAATGCCGGGGCGCCGTATTCGGATGCGCTCGAGGTGGTTGTGCTGGGTGGCGTCGACGGCGAAAACAGTGGGGCGAGCGGCGAAGCGAGTAACGACGGCGGGCGCCAATCCGCTGTGCCGATTAGCCTTGGCCGGAGCGCGACCGACGCACTCTACGTATCGGGCGGCACCCTCAGCGAATGA
- a CDS encoding deoxyribodipyrimidine photo-lyase has product MSGNQNQPSIVWLRNDLRLADNPALTAAASEGRPLVVVYIHDETGDGIRPLGAASKWWLHHSLTALDAALQNLGGQLTLRHGPAAQVLPALVDELGAASVHWNRRYTAARDIDAGLKTSLREQGLSVESHQGNLLNEPWHIRNGQGEPYKVFTPYWRAAQDRPVRELLPMPEASALSWPADSPASDDLAEWSLLPTRPDWADGLRETWIPGEAGALERLESFVADRLADYHRRDEPSVDATSGLSPHLRFGEISSAQIWHQLRGSGSGSGSAGIPTAARKNVAKFLSEIGWREFSTALLFENPRLATDSYRPAYNAFPWGYTVDELGAVDEPAGVSEVEAWRRGRTGIPLVDAGMRELWHTGTMHNRVRMVVASFLIKNLLIDWRAGEQWFWDTLVDADEASNPANWQWVAGSGADAAPYFRVFNPVLQQKKFDPTGAYVSYWIPELGTDAYPEPIVDLAETRREALEAYTAVKAAAAE; this is encoded by the coding sequence ATCAGCCCTCCATCGTGTGGCTGCGCAACGACCTGCGGCTAGCCGACAACCCTGCGCTAACGGCGGCCGCGAGCGAAGGCCGACCGCTTGTTGTCGTCTACATTCATGATGAAACCGGCGACGGCATCCGCCCGCTGGGTGCGGCAAGCAAGTGGTGGCTGCATCACAGCCTCACTGCTCTGGATGCCGCCCTGCAGAATCTAGGCGGCCAGCTGACGCTGCGTCACGGCCCTGCCGCGCAGGTGCTGCCGGCGCTCGTGGACGAGCTCGGCGCCGCCTCGGTGCATTGGAACCGTCGCTACACGGCCGCCCGGGATATTGACGCTGGCCTCAAAACTAGCCTGCGCGAGCAGGGGCTCTCGGTCGAAAGCCATCAGGGCAATCTGTTGAACGAGCCGTGGCATATCCGCAATGGGCAGGGCGAGCCGTACAAGGTTTTCACTCCGTATTGGCGTGCGGCGCAAGATCGTCCGGTGCGCGAGTTGTTGCCTATGCCCGAAGCGAGTGCGCTGAGTTGGCCTGCCGACTCCCCCGCGAGCGACGACCTCGCCGAGTGGTCGCTGCTGCCGACGCGCCCCGACTGGGCCGACGGTTTGCGCGAGACGTGGATTCCCGGTGAGGCGGGCGCGCTTGAGCGCCTCGAAAGTTTCGTTGCCGACCGCCTTGCCGACTACCACCGCCGTGACGAGCCCTCCGTGGATGCCACGAGTGGCCTCAGCCCCCACCTGCGGTTTGGTGAGATCAGTTCTGCGCAGATCTGGCACCAGCTGCGCGGCTCAGGCTCAGGCTCGGGCTCGGCCGGCATCCCCACCGCGGCCCGCAAGAACGTCGCCAAGTTCTTGAGCGAGATCGGCTGGCGCGAATTCTCGACCGCCCTGCTCTTCGAGAACCCGCGCCTCGCCACCGACAGCTACCGCCCCGCCTACAACGCGTTCCCCTGGGGATACACGGTCGACGAACTCGGCGCCGTGGACGAACCCGCGGGAGTCAGCGAAGTCGAGGCGTGGCGTCGCGGCCGCACCGGCATCCCCCTCGTCGACGCCGGGATGCGCGAACTTTGGCACACCGGCACCATGCACAACCGCGTGCGCATGGTCGTCGCAAGCTTCCTCATCAAGAACCTGCTCATCGACTGGCGCGCTGGCGAACAGTGGTTCTGGGACACCCTCGTCGACGCCGACGAGGCCAGCAACCCCGCCAACTGGCAATGGGTCGCCGGATCCGGGGCGGATGCCGCCCCCTACTTCCGTGTATTCAACCCGGTCTTGCAACAGAAAAAGTTCGACCCCACGGGCGCCTATGTCTCGTACTGGATTCCCGAACTCGGCACCGATGCGTATCCCGAACCCATCGTGGATCTCGCCGAAACCCGCCGCGAAGCCCTCGAGGCGTACACGGCAGTGAAGGCCGCGGCGGCAGAATAA